The genomic interval gaggtgggagagtctgtccataggacaacaatcagtcatacactgcacaaatctggcctatttggaagagtggcaagaagaaagccatttctcaaagatatccataaaaagtcttgtttaaagtttgccacaagccacctgggagacacaccaaacgtggaagaaggtgctctggtcagatgaaaccaaaatcaaactgtttggccacagtgcaaaacgatatgtttggcgtaaatgcaacacagctcatcaccctgatcacaccatccccactgtcaaacatggtggtggcagcatcatggtttgggcctgcttttcgtcagcagggacagagaagatggtcaaaattgatgggaagatggatggggccaaatacaggaccattctggaagaaaacctgttggagtctgcaagagacctgagactgggacggtgatttatcttccaacaagacaatgatccaaaacataaagccaaatctacaatggaatggttcacaaataaacgtatccaggtgttggaatggcagagtcaaagtccagacctgaatccaatcgagaatctgtggaaagagctgaagactgctgttcacaaacgctctccatctaacctcactgagctcgagctgttttgcaaggaagaatgggcaagaatttcagtctctcgatgtgcaaaactgatagagacataccccaagcgacttgcagctgtaattgcagcaaaaggtggcgccacaaagtattaacgcaagggggccgaataatattgcacgccccacttttcagttttttatttgtcaaaaaagtttgacacatccaataaatttcattccacttcacgattgtgtcccacttgttgttgattcttcacaaaaaatttaaattttatatctttatgtttgaagcctgaaatgtggcaaaaggttgaaaagttcaagggggccgaatactttggCAACGCACTGTATTTAATACGACTGAGTGTTAAGATGTAAATAATGGTGTCTCACACATTCTTTGTTTACAGTTTGCAAAGTAAAGGAGTCAGGGAATGATCGGGAGTGGACCAAAATCAAACCAGTAGCTTGGTTCGATTATAGATAGAGGAGAATCAAATTGAAACAAGTCCCGAGTAACAGAAAACATATTATacatgctagaaaaacatttatcaCATAAATGCATCCCCTGCCCCTTTTatcgtttttttcttttggtgtgTTAATTTGCAATCTCAATTTTAACAGTTGATATGGGTCTaatgttaaacatttttaatttacaacagtgctgtacatttaattTTGCATTACATTTTGAAGTGGATTCAGATCACTTCATTTGAAAATAAGAGATAGAGAGGATATTGGCTTTGGTGGAGGATTGAGCTTTATAGTTCACCATGATTTGTAAACCTGGAACAAACACAACTTGAGCTATCGAATTAATCTAGTGTAGttgaggagggatagtggatatattggacaaaggatgttaaatATGGAGCTACCAAGcagcaggaaaagaggaaaacctcagaggaggtttatGGATGGAGTGAAGGAGGTACACGCTAATGGATAGGGAGAGATGGACACATATGAtccgctgtggcaacccctaaaagGGAGCAgccacaaaaagaagaagaaaatggagtAGCCtactcaaaaatcaaataaacccAAAAAATTATTCTTGGCCCTCATAAACATGAAACAATAATTTTGAGTAAACTCcaactgaaataaatgaaatcaaaggtttatttattcaaataattAATCATTGAGGAAAATATGCTTGGTATAAACTGAATGTATACCAAACAAGAAAATTTCATTTGACTAGATTCcattaaatttaacatttttctttgtacttatgtaacaaaatgacagaaaatttaCATGTAATCAAATTacttaaagtcaaaattttggatgcaaataattttttttagtgcaCCCTTGGTCCCTGTATTCAAACATTCACATacaatacatttttacatgtttgGCTCATTAGGCTATAATACTGGCCTATGAATGCAATGAATATAAGCAAGACAGGCCTATATCCATCCGTTTATCCCTAGCAAATCACAGTAACTATTCTGACCTAACCAATTTATTGGTTAGGTCAGAATAGTCTCATTGCTCTATGACTATCACACGCAAAACAGAATACCCAAACAAGGAGTCAGTGTCTTCATTATTAGGTAGGCGACTGAATTTCTTGTTGGCCATCAGCCTTGTTAAATAACTCACACTCACTTTCgggattatttaaattaaaggcTGGAAAGGTTCAAACTCACCAATAAAATCCACGTCTGCGTGCCCATCGTCCGTGTACGGTTTGCGCGTTGGTTCGCTGTCGCAGCTGGAGATGACCGCATCAAAGAACTGCAGAGTGTCCTCCTCGGTGGGGACTGGGGGTGCTGAAGGTTTGGCTCTTGATATCTGTGGTGTAAAATTATAGaagaaaaatatatctttgaCATTTCCTTCCATGTGCTGTTGGCTACTTAGTTTAAGCTTACCGGTCCCTCTTTTTTGGGCGGCGGGGGCGCAGGCTTCTTCTTGGAAGAAACTGTGGCCTTAGCGTCAGTACTCTTCAAGTCGCTCACACTCTTTATGTACTGCCTCCTCAGAGCCACAAGTGCTTCCAGGTATTCGAGGCAGTTCTGATTCTGTGAGTACAGCCATATCCTGTCCTCTTGTCTCTGGTAATAGTACAAGGTCGACTCGATGCTCACTGTGCTCTTGCTCCGTTTTAAAGTCGAGCCCGCGGCTGTGTGAGTTTTCTCCCCCACAACGAGCATGGACGTGCTGCGGACCAGCCTGACGGTGCAAGCGTTGTGATAGTCCTGCTCGCCCCGACACCCACCACCATCGTGTCCTCTGTGTCCATGATGGTTGGGACGGAACACATTATTGATCTTCCTGAACATTCCTCTAATGACAGTCTGTCATGCTGACAGACTTGCTCTCTGATTCCCCTTTGTGTGTGTACCATTTATCcatatttcaaaaaaaaaaaaaaaaaaattcatattcatacaaacaaacacattgtTATCCTTTATGGGAGCTGCAGTCTTTATGATGTCTTTGCTGGAGCTGTTCACCGGGACCAGAAGCTGTCCAGGGTGCTGAAATCGCCAAACTGCTGCCCTGTTGTGCCACAAAAGCAGACCTGAGACAGGTGTCTAACCTGATCTCAGCATGTCTTTAATGTTATCGGATGTTGCTCAGCAACATTGCTGTAGCAACGGGTTGGTAACCCTACACTTTGTACTCCCATTACTGAGCAGCAGACCTGGGTCAGATTTCTTAACTCACAGGAGATTAAGTGGACAAAATAAACAGAGCCAGCAATGAAACTCTGGGCCTTTTAGTTTTACTGGCTATAGCTGTGAATCCACCCGTTTACACACCTGATACTAGACAAAACAGAAGATAATAATAAGCACATGGCTGCATTTACAGATGGGTTTAATTGCTCCAATTTTGGGGGGGATTTGTGgctttaaagacttaaaatgacTAATTCGGCTGAACGAACAACCCGGGTCTCGTAACAACCTCGAGAGTTTATGATGTTGACTCATATCTTAGGTTTCCTGTcctaattaataataaaaactttCTCTCATGTTTCATGTGCAGCTTTTGTTAGTGTTCCTTGTCACAAGTGGAGGAAGTCTAAGCAGAAAGGAGTCATTCAAGCTGACAAGGGGCTTTCGTCTCGGAAAAATCCAGGCCATCAATAACAGCTGAAACCTTTCAACACTTTCACCACATATCTGATTGAGACTTAGGTTTGCTTGAGTGTACACTACAGACAAATTTGAGCCAAGTGAGGGAAAAAGGAAACTGTTTCGCTGGTGACAGTTCAGTACTGTATGCTGACGAACAGGCTAAGGAGGAAATGTTGATTTGTGGTCACATAACTGAGCATGACGTTACCACTTCTACTTTGCTGTGGACACAGATGATGGGGAAAAAGATGTTAAGCTCTAAACAACAATCAACACT from Archocentrus centrarchus isolate MPI-CPG fArcCen1 chromosome 21, fArcCen1, whole genome shotgun sequence carries:
- the c9h13orf42 gene encoding uncharacterized protein C13orf42, with the translated sequence MFRKINNVFRPNHHGHRGHDGGGCRGEQDYHNACTVRLVRSTSMLVVGEKTHTAAGSTLKRSKSTVSIESTLYYYQRQEDRIWLYSQNQNCLEYLEALVALRRQYIKSVSDLKSTDAKATVSSKKKPAPPPPKKEGPISRAKPSAPPVPTEEDTLQFFDAVISSCDSEPTRKPYTDDGHADVDFIVASSTAEHDLHSNWVLRVPRIMDGSSQTAVPDCANESAPVKKKQSGSTSSRLRLQRNPIHLPKVVESAFQTLRFKPKLKKQ